A segment of the Candidatus Andeanibacterium colombiense genome:
CGCGTCCCAGAGCTTCTGCGAAACGGTGCTTTCGTACTGCGGAATGAAGCCTTCGAGGATATGGCTCGCGGCGGTGGTCTGGACGCCCTTGGTCGCGAACAGATCCTTCATCCCGATCGGCACGCCGGCCAGCTTGCCGAGCGGCTTGCCCGCGGCGCGATCGGCATCGACTATGTCCGCGGCTTCGAGCGCCTTCTCGGGCGTCGCGACGATGAACGCATTGAGCGCCTGCTGCGCGGCGGCGACATTGGCGTTGAAGCCTTCCGCCACTTCGCGCGCGGAGAAGTCGCCGCTCGCGACCCCGTCGCGGATCGCGGCGACGCCGAGTTCGGTGAGGTCAGTCATCTGCGCAAACCTTCTTGTTCCCCTGCGAAAGCAGGGGCCCAGGGCGATCGTTCTCAAGCCCTCGTTTCTGGATCCCGGAACACGCGCCGCTGCGCGGCTGTCCGGGATGATCGAATGAAAATGCCGGCATTTTCATTCGATCACCTTAGGCACGCCGAAGAAGCCGTGTTCGGCGGCGGGGGCGTTGGCCAGCACCGCGTCGCGCTTGCCGCCGCCGGTGAGCGGATCGGCATCGACCACGTCGTCGCGCAGGCGCAGATGGTTGGGGATCACCGCGGTCATCGGTTGGACGGCCGAGGTATCGACCTCTTCCAGCTGATCGACGAAGGAGAGGATCTTGTTGAGTTCGGGCGCCATGCGCTCGAGCTCCTCGTCGCTCATCCTGAGACGCGCGAGCGAAGCGATCTTGGCTACGGTTGCTTTATCGACGGACATGGCCGGGCGCTAGCAGCGCAGGCTGGCGGCTTCAAGCGCGAGTGGGCTAATCGAAGGGCTGGCCGACTGGCTTGCCATCAATATAGATCCGGCGACCGGAATAAGGCCGAACTTCGATCTTTGCTGAAGCTTCCTGTGTCGCTGCGGGATCGTATTGCAGCAGGTCCGCCTGTCGATAAGCAATCCGCCCGTCTGCCTCACGCATCAGATGGCTGACTGAGCGGCTCTCGACCAACGCAAGATGGCGGGTTCCGTCCGGCCAGTCACCTAGATCGAATACACCACATGGATCCGCACATGCGCCGCGCGTCACCCTGACCCAAGTCTTCACTTCGCCGACGAGTAGCGGATCGTCGAATTGAAA
Coding sequences within it:
- the gatC gene encoding Asp-tRNA(Asn)/Glu-tRNA(Gln) amidotransferase subunit GatC is translated as MSVDKATVAKIASLARLRMSDEELERMAPELNKILSFVDQLEEVDTSAVQPMTAVIPNHLRLRDDVVDADPLTGGGKRDAVLANAPAAEHGFFGVPKVIE